ATCAGCTTGCCCATGTCCAGGCCGCTGCCGCCGCCGAAGGCGACCACGCCGTCGTGCTTGCCGGCGTGGTAGGCGGCCAGGCCGGCGTCGAGGTTGGCGCCCACCGGATTGGGCTTGAGATCGCTGAAGATCGCTGCGCCGAGGCCGGCGGCCTTGAGCGAGTCGAGGGCGGCGCTGGTGATCGGTGCGCTGGCCAGGCCGCGATCGGTGACCAGCAGCGGGCGCTGCATGCCCAGGCTCTGGCACAGCGCCGGCAGCTCCTTGATGCGCCCGGCGCCGAAGCGCACCGAGGTGGGGTAGTTCCAGTTGGCGGTCTTGCTCATGGCACACTCCTTGTTGGGTTTGGGTAGCCCGGATGCAATCCGGGGCTGGGCCATCCCGGATTGCATCCGGGCTACAGGGGCGTTGTTCGCGGAGCTCGCTCCTACAGACAGCTGCTGGCGCTCGCCATGACCTCAGAGCTGGTGGCGCAGATGGAACGACTTGGGCCGGGTCAGGTGCTCGTAGCCCAGGCGCGACAGGGTGGCGCCGCGCCCGGTGTGCTTGACCCCGGTCCAGGCCAGGGCCGGGTCGAGGTAGTCGCAGCGGTTCATGAACACGGTGCCGGTCTCCAGTTGGCCGCCGAGGCGCTCGGCGGCGTCCAGATCGCTGCTCCAGATGGCCGCGCTGAGACCATAGGGGCTGTCGTTCATCAGGGCGATGGCCTCGGCGTCGCCGGCCACCGGCATGATGCCGACCACCGGGCCGAAGCTTTCCTCGCGCATCACTGCCATCTCGTGGTCGACCTGTACCAGCACCTGCGGCGCCATGTAGGGCGTGCCGGGGGCGTCGGCGGCGAAGCTCTTCGCGTCGATCAGTGCCCGCGCGCCCTTGGCGGTAGCCTGGGCGATCTGCCCGCGGACGAACTCGGCGGCTTGGGCGCGCACCAGCGGGCCGAGGGTGGTGGCCTGGCCCAGCGGGTTGCCCAGCACGTACTGGCGAGTCAGTTCGACGAAGCCTTCGACGAAGGCCGGGTAGAGCTTGTGGTCGACGTAGATGCGCTCGATGCCGCAGCAGCTCTGCCCGGAATTGAAGAAGCTGCCGTCGACCAGGTTCTCCACCGCGTGGGCCAGGTCGGCATCGGCGCGCACGTAGGCCGGGTCCTTGCCGCCCAGCTCCAGGCCGACGCCGATGAAGTGGCCGGCGGCGGCGCTCTCCATCATCTGCCCGCCTTCCACCGAGCCGGTGAAGTTGACCTGCTGCACCTGCCCGGAGGCGATCAGCGCGCCGGTCTGGCCGTGGTCCAGCACCAGGTTGTGGAACAGTCCGTCCGGCAGGTCGGCGCGGGCGAAGGCCTGGGCGAAGCGCTCGCCGACCAGCAGGGTCTGGCTGGCGTGCTTGAGCAGCACGGCGTTGCCGGCCATCAGTGCCGGGATGATGGCGTTCACTGCCGTCAGGTAGGGGTAGTTCCACGGCGCGATGACCAGCACGGTGCCCAGTGGCTCGCGGCGGATGAAGCGGCGAAAACCCTCACGGGGCTCGGGCAGCACATCGGCCAGGGCGCTCTCGGCGATGCCGATCATGTAGCGTGCGCGCTCCTCGAAGCCGCGCAGCTCGCCGGCGCCGAAGCGCACCGGGCGGCCCATCTGCCAGGCCAGCTCGGGGACTATCTCGTCCTGCATCGCCAGCATGGCCTCCACCGCCTTCAGGCAGTAGCCGGCGCGCTGGGCGATGGAGAGTTCGCGCCAGGCGCGCTGGGCTTCCTGGGCCTGGTGCAGGACCTGTTCCAGTTGGTGGCTGCCGATGATGGCCCGCTCGGCGTAGAGGCTGCCGTCGACCGGCGAGATCAGGCGGATATGGTTCATGCTCGATAGGACTCCTGTGATCGTCCCTCCCCCGAGGGAAGGTCAGTAGCGCTCGAAGCCGCGGCGCAGTTCCCAGTCGGTCACCCGGCGGTCGTATTCGGATTGTTCCCAGCGCGCGGTGTGCAGGTAGTGCTCGACCACCTCGTCGCCGAAGGCCGCACGCAACATGTGCGACTGCTCCAGGGCGCTGGTGGCGCCTCGCAGGGTCTTGGCCACCTCGGGCAGCTCGTCGTGCTCGTAGGCATCGCCGGAGAAGGGCGGCGGCAGCTCCAGCTGTTCGTCGATGCCGGCCAGGCCGGCGGCGATCAGCGCGGCGAAGGCCAGGTAGGGGTTGAGGTCGGCACCGCCGATGCGGCATTCGATGCGGATGCCCTTGCCGCCCTCGCCGCACAGGCGAAAGCCCGCGGTACGATTGTCGTTGCTCCACACCGCGCGGGTGGGGGCGAAGGTGCCGGCCTGGAAGCGCTTGTAGGAGTTGATGTAGGGGGCGAGGAAATAGGTGATGTCGCCGGCGTACTTGAGCTGGCCGGCCACCCACTGGCGCATCAGCTTGGACATGCCGAACTCGGCCTTGGCGTTGAAGAACAGCGGCTTGTTGCCCTTCAGGCTCCACAGCGAGTTGTGGATATGGCTGCTGGAGCCGGCCAGGTTGTAGTTCCACTTGGCCATGAAGGTGATGGCCTTGCCCTGCAGCAGGGCGATCTCCTTGCAGGCGTGCTTGATGATGCTGTGGCTGTCGGCCATGGTCAGCGCGTCGGCATAGCGCACGTTGATCTCTTCCTGGCCCGGACCCCATTCGCCCTTGGAGTTTTCCACGGCGATGCCGGCCGCCTGCAGGTGCTTGCGGATGGCGCGCAGCACCGGCTCGTCGCGGATGGTCTGCAGGATGCCGTAGTCCTCGATGTGGTAGTTGGCCGTGCGCGGCTCGCGGTAGTGCTGGGCGTGGATGCTCTCGTAGCTCTGGTCGAACAGGTAGAACTCCAGTTCGGAGGCGAACATGCCCTGGTAGCCGCGCTCGGTGAGGCGGGCGATCTGCCGCTTGAGGATGCCGCGCGGGCTGTGCGGCAGGTCCTGGTGGTGGTGGTCCTGCACGTCGCACAGCACCAGGGCGGTACCTTCCAGCCAGGGCACCAGGCGCATGGTGGAGAGGTCGGGCTTGAACACGAAATCGCCGTAGCCGCGCTTCCAGCTGGCTGCGGCGTAGCCGGGCACCGGCTCCATGTCGATGTCGTCGGCTAGCAGGTAGTCGCAGCCGTGGGTTTCCTCGTGGGCGCTGTCGAGGAAGAACTCGACCTGGAAGCGCTTGCCGATCAGACGGCCCTGCATGTCGACCATGCAGGCCAGGACGGTGTCGACGCTGCCGGCTTCGGCCAGCTGGCGCAGTCGGGCAAGGGTGAGCGGGGCGGTCATCCGTAGTACTCCCATCCGGACCTTCTGTGGTCCTTGGTTCTTGTTGTCGGGAATCGGGCCGGTACGGCCGGCTGCCTTTGACTCTAGACGAAATTTCAGCAGCGTCCGGAACCGCCGGCACGGGGCCTCAGTCCGATTGCGCTGTGCTAACCTGCGGCCAATTTCGCCCCGGTCCACGGGCCGGTATCCAGAGGTCATCCATGCATATCCACATCCTCGGCATCTGCGGCACCTTCATGGGGTCGCTGGCCGTGCTGGCCAAGGAGCTTGGCCATCGCGTCACTGGTTCCGACGCCAACGTCTACCCGCCCATGAGCACCCAGCTCGAAGCCCAGGGCATCGAACTGATGCAGGGCTACGACCCGGCCCACCTGCAGCCGGCGCCGGACCTGGTGGTGGTCGGCAATGCCCTGAGCCGCGGCAACCCGGCGGTCGAGTACGTGCTCAACCAGGGCCTGCCCTACGAGTCCGGCCCGCAGTGGCTGGCCGACCACGTGCTGCAGGGGCGCTGGGTGCTGGCCGCCGCCGGTACGCACGGCAAGACCACTACCAGCAGCATGCTGGCCTGGGTGTTGGAGCATGCCGGCATGAGCCCGGGCTTCCTCATCGGCGGCGTGCCGCAGAACTTCGGGGTGTCGGCGCGCCTGGGCGGTACGCCGTTCTTCGTGGTCGAGGCCGACGAATACGACAGCGCCTTCTTCGACAAGCGCAGCAAGTTCGTCCACTACCGTCCGCGCACGGCCATCCTCAATAACCTGGAGTTCGACCACGCGGACATCTTCCCGGACCTGGCGGCCATCGAGCGGCAGTTCCATCACCTGGTGCGCACCGTGCCGGGCGAGGGCCTGATCATCCATCCGCAGGCCGAAGAGGCCCTGGTCCGTGTGATCAAGATGGGCTGCTGGACCCCGGTACAGACCACCGGCGACGGTGGCCAGTGGCAGGCGC
This DNA window, taken from Pseudomonas alcaligenes, encodes the following:
- a CDS encoding aldehyde dehydrogenase family protein gives rise to the protein MNHIRLISPVDGSLYAERAIIGSHQLEQVLHQAQEAQRAWRELSIAQRAGYCLKAVEAMLAMQDEIVPELAWQMGRPVRFGAGELRGFEERARYMIGIAESALADVLPEPREGFRRFIRREPLGTVLVIAPWNYPYLTAVNAIIPALMAGNAVLLKHASQTLLVGERFAQAFARADLPDGLFHNLVLDHGQTGALIASGQVQQVNFTGSVEGGQMMESAAAGHFIGVGLELGGKDPAYVRADADLAHAVENLVDGSFFNSGQSCCGIERIYVDHKLYPAFVEGFVELTRQYVLGNPLGQATTLGPLVRAQAAEFVRGQIAQATAKGARALIDAKSFAADAPGTPYMAPQVLVQVDHEMAVMREESFGPVVGIMPVAGDAEAIALMNDSPYGLSAAIWSSDLDAAERLGGQLETGTVFMNRCDYLDPALAWTGVKHTGRGATLSRLGYEHLTRPKSFHLRHQL
- a CDS encoding glutamine synthetase family protein, which translates into the protein MTAPLTLARLRQLAEAGSVDTVLACMVDMQGRLIGKRFQVEFFLDSAHEETHGCDYLLADDIDMEPVPGYAAASWKRGYGDFVFKPDLSTMRLVPWLEGTALVLCDVQDHHHQDLPHSPRGILKRQIARLTERGYQGMFASELEFYLFDQSYESIHAQHYREPRTANYHIEDYGILQTIRDEPVLRAIRKHLQAAGIAVENSKGEWGPGQEEINVRYADALTMADSHSIIKHACKEIALLQGKAITFMAKWNYNLAGSSSHIHNSLWSLKGNKPLFFNAKAEFGMSKLMRQWVAGQLKYAGDITYFLAPYINSYKRFQAGTFAPTRAVWSNDNRTAGFRLCGEGGKGIRIECRIGGADLNPYLAFAALIAAGLAGIDEQLELPPPFSGDAYEHDELPEVAKTLRGATSALEQSHMLRAAFGDEVVEHYLHTARWEQSEYDRRVTDWELRRGFERY
- the mpl gene encoding UDP-N-acetylmuramate:L-alanyl-gamma-D-glutamyl-meso-diaminopimelate ligase, which codes for MHIHILGICGTFMGSLAVLAKELGHRVTGSDANVYPPMSTQLEAQGIELMQGYDPAHLQPAPDLVVVGNALSRGNPAVEYVLNQGLPYESGPQWLADHVLQGRWVLAAAGTHGKTTTSSMLAWVLEHAGMSPGFLIGGVPQNFGVSARLGGTPFFVVEADEYDSAFFDKRSKFVHYRPRTAILNNLEFDHADIFPDLAAIERQFHHLVRTVPGEGLIIHPQAEEALVRVIKMGCWTPVQTTGDGGQWQARLLSEDGSRFEVVFDGKVEGVVEWELTGQHNVANALACLAAARHVGVVPELGIAGLSSFKSVKRRMEKVAEVQGVTLYDDFAHHPTAIATTLDGLRKRVGAAQVIAVIEPRSNSMKLGAHRDGLADSVVQADRVFWYAPSNLGWDLAASVAGSTVPTEVCDSLEAIIEGVKAVAAPGTQVVIMSNGGFGGLHGKLAAALDN